The Etheostoma spectabile isolate EspeVRDwgs_2016 chromosome 24, UIUC_Espe_1.0, whole genome shotgun sequence genome contains a region encoding:
- the LOC116673893 gene encoding transmembrane protein 182-like: MSPAERLKVLLFLALFFGATGFLFTLLSCGTEYWLLAAESCSRPEDGYGESGLREAKGSTEVKDGVRIFHEGLFWRCSFMAVFNEHSIWDLLIPNQPPSKVCHAAFLFPFPVNERSWLEPHRFPTQPYEHPSAIVFRTFWSIFLTTGLAAVVSSGFVVICACPLTNHRLYTVGGALLLCGGLCLLAVMVMYLMWVQVLDTLEQFAHHQRVSTCPSFHLSIQHGPSFLLAPVAVFFCLLAGLLFILIGRSTQETQLDKIKKVPV; the protein is encoded by the exons ATGTCTCCCGCTGAGAGGCTCAAGGTGCTCCTCTTCTTGGCTTTGTTCTTCGGAGCAACAGGATTTCTGTTCACGCTGCTTTCCTGCGGGACCGAGTACTGGCTGCTGGCAGCCGAGTCCTGCAGCCGGCCGGAGGACGGCTATGGAGAAAGTGGCCTGAGAGAGGCGAAGGGCAGCACCGAG GTTAAGGATGGTGTGAGGATCTTCCACGAGGGCCTGTTTTGGCGCTGCTCTTTCATGGCTGTTTTTAATGAACACTCTATCTGGGACCTTTTGATCC CAAATCAGCCGCCATCAAAGGTCTGCCATGCCGCTTTCCTCTTCCCGTTTCCTGTTAATGAGCGATCATGGCTGGAGCCACACCGCTTCCCCACACAACCGTATGAGCATCCATCTGCCATCG tTTTTAGGACCTTCTGGAGCATCTTCCTCACCACAGGCTTGGCAGCTGTCGTCAGTAGTGGATTTGTGGTCATCTGTGCCTGTCCACTGACCAATCACAGACTCTATACAGTGGGTGGGGCCCTTCTGCTCTGTGGCG GGCTGTGTCTGCTGGCAGTGATGGTGATGTATCTGATGTGGGTCCAGGTCCTGGACACTCTGGAGCAGTTTGCCCACCATCAGAGAGTCTCCACCTGCCCCTCCTTCCACCTCAGCATCCAGCACGGCCCTTCATTTCTCCTCGCTCCGGTCGCTGTCTTCTTCTGCCTGTTGGCCGGCCTGCTCTTCATCCTGATTGGCCGAAGCACACAGGAGACCCAGCTAGATAAGATAAAGAAAGTTCCAGTTTAA
- the LOC116673892 gene encoding actin-related protein 3 — protein MAGRLPACVVDCGTGYTKLGYAGNTEPQFIIPSCIAIKESAKVGDQAQRRMMKGVDDLDFFIGDEAIDKPSYATKWPIRHGIVEDWDLMERFMEQIIFKYLRAEPEDHYFLLTEPPLNTPENREYTAEIMFESFNVPGLYIAVQAVLALAASWTSRQVGERTLTGTVIDSGDGVTHVIPVAEGYVIGSCIKHIPIAGRDITYFTQQLLREREVGIPPEQSLETAKAVKERYSYVCPDLVKEFNKYDTDGSKWIKQYTGINSISKKEFTIDVGYERFLGPEIFFHPEFANPDFTQPISEVVDEVIQNCPIDVRRPLYKNVVLSGGSTMFRDFGRRLQRDLKRSVDARLKMSEELSGGKLKPKPIDVQVVTHHMQRYAVWFGGSMLASTPEFYQVCHTKKDYEEIGPSICRHNPVFGVMS, from the exons GTACACAAAGCTTGGTTATGCAGGAAATACAGAACCACAGTTCATCATACCTTCAT GTATCGCAATCAAAGAATCAGCCAAGGTCGGGGACCAGGCCCAGCGCAGGATGATGAAAGGTGTTGATGACCTGGACTTCTTCATCGGGGATGAAGCCATCGACAAACCATCATATGCAACAAAG TGGCCCATCCGTCACGGGATAGTGGAGGACTGGGACCTGATGGAGAGATTTATGGAGCAGATCATCTTCAAGTATCTGCGGGCAGAACCTGAAGACCATTACTTCCTTTTG aCAGAGCCTCCCCTCAACACACCAGAAAACAGAGAGTATACAGCAGAGATCATGTTCGAGTCGTTCAATGTCCCCGGCCTCTACATTGCTGTTCAG GCTGTCCTGGCGCTGGCTGCCTCCTGGACGTCCCGACAGGTGGGAGAGCGCACACTGACAGGGACTGTGATCGACAGCGGAGACGGAGTCACACACGTCATCCCAGTG GCTGAAGGCTACGTCATCGGGAGCTGCATCAAGCACATCCCCATCGCTGGTCGAGACATCACGTACTTCACCCAACAGCTGCTGAGGGAGCGAGAGGTGGGGATTCCTCCGGAGCAGTCCCTGGAGACGGCTAAAGCTGTCAAG gaGCGGTATAGCTACGTCTGCCCTGACCTTGTTAAGGAGTTTAACAAGTACGACACAGACGGCTCCAAGTGGATCAAACAGTACACAGGCATCAACTCCATCTCCAAGAAGGAGTTTACCATTGATGTTGGCTACGAGCGCTTCCTGGGGCCCGAGATCTTCTTCCATCCTGAG TTTGCCAACCCAGACTTCACCCAGCCGATCTCAGAGGTGGTGGACGAAGTGATCCAGAACTGCCCCATTGATGTCAGACGTCCACTGTACAAG AACGTCGTGCTCTCCGGAGGCTCCACCATGTTCAGGGACTTTGGCAGACGCCTGCAGAGGGACCTCAAAAGGTCTGTGGATGCACGACTGAAAATGAGCGAAGAGCTGAGCGGCGGCAAGTTGAAG CCCAAGCCCATTGATGTGCAAGTCGTCACTCATCACATGCAGCGGTATGCGGTCTGGTTCGGAGGATCAATGCTGGCGTCTACT CCTGAGTTTTACCAAGTGTGCCACACCAAGAAAGACTACGAGGAGATCGGGCCGAGCATCTGCCGCCACAACCCCGTGTTCGGAGTCATGTCTTAG